CTCGACGACGAACGTGTTCCAGTTCGCATCCGGCGCGCGCCACGAGCCGACCGGCACTCCATACTCCTTTTCGATGTAGGTCACCGTGTAGTTCGGCAGGTCGTAGGGGGCGTCGGTTATTCCGCGCAACGCGCTGCCGTCAATTCCGTGCGCTTGTCCAAATTGCTTCGGACGATACTCGCGGCCGGTGGCTTCCGCGACGATCCGATGCGTCATGGCCGCGATACGCCCGCCTTCGTCGAGTACCGCGGCGATGGCGTTGACGCTCATCGGGCGGTAGAAATCGTGCTGCGTGTCGTCTTCCCGCGTCCACTGCACCTTCACCGGCGCGCCGATCGCCTTCGAGACCTCGACAGCCTCTTCGATGTAGTCCGACTGCAAGCGGCGTCCGAAACCACCGCCGAGCATCGCCGTGTGAATGGCGATTTTTTCGGCGGGAAGCCCTGTGATCTTCATTGTTCGAAGCAGGGCACGCGTTTGAGCCTGCGTCGGGGCCCAAATCTCGGCCGAATCCGCTCGCACATCGGCGGTGGCGTTCTGGGGCTCCATCGTCGCGTGCGCCAGAAATGGCCCTAAGTACATGCCTTCGATCGCTTTGCCGCTTACGCTCTCGACATTTCCGCGCTGCAGCGCGACGACGCCCTTCGACGGGTCGCGAGCGAGGCGCTGCCCATCGGCGAACATGTACTCGGAGTTCAGTTGCGCGTTCGGCCCCTCGTCCCACTCCACGACTAGAGCACTCTTCCCTTGAAAGGCGGCCCACGTGTTGCCCGCGATCACCGCCACGCCGGTCGGAACCTGAACGACGTCGGTGACGCCTTTGACCGCTTTGGCTTTACTTGCGTCGAAACTCTTGACTTTGCCGCCGAAAACCGGGCATCGCGCGATGGCCGCGTATTTCATACCCGGAACCACGACGTCGATGCCGTACTTTGCGGTGCCGTTGACCTTCGATGGGGCGTCTGGACGTTGCACCGTCGTCTTGCCTATCAGCCTAAACTTATCGGGGCTCTTGAGCGCGACGTTTTGGGGGACGGGCAGCTGCGATGCAGCCGTCGCCAGACTTCCATAGGTCGCAGTGCGCCCGGATGCATCGACAACCGTTCCGACGTTCGTCGTCAACGTCGACGGATCCACGCCCCATTGCTTCGCGGCGGCTTGCACGAGCATCGCGCGCGCGGTCGCTCCGGCTTGGCGCAGCGGCAACCACGAATCGCGCATCGAAGTGCTGCCGCCCGTGTTCATTTCCTTCTGGCCTGGGTAGAGATAGCTGGCTTCGGGCTGCGCGACCTCGATCGTGACTTTGCTCAGCGAGACGTCTAATTCTTCGGCGAGCAGCGTCGGCAACCCGGTCATGACGCCCTGCCCCATCTCGGAACGGTTGATGACAAACGCGATGGTATCGTCGGGATGAACGCTCAGCCAAACGTTTGGCGAGAAGCCGTCGTTTGCCACGAGGCCTTGCTGCGTTTGCGACGGCTTCGAGCATCCGTCGGCTCCCGCGCTTAACACGAGGCTGCCGGCGAACGACGCGGTGAGCCGGATGAAATCGCTTCGGGATAACGCTGCGTTCATCGGAGGGCCTGATCTGCGCTAGCGGCCGCGCGACGAATCGCGGCACGAATGCTTTCGTAGGTGCCGCAGCGGCAGATATTCGTCATGGCCTGATCGATGTCGGCGTCGCTGGGCCGAGGGTTCTTGGCGAGCAGCGCCGACGCTGCCATGAGCTGACCCGACTGACAATACCCGCACTGCGGAACCTGCTCGGCAATCCACGCCTTCTGCAGGGCGCTCGAGCTATCGGGCGACAGGCCCTCGATCGTGGTAATCTTTTTTCCGATTGCGTAGGAGGCCGGGAGGACGCACGTCCGCATCGCCTGACCGTCGATATGCATCGTACAACATCCACACAGCGCCAGACCGCAACCGAACTTTGTCCCTGTCAATCCCACAACGTCGCGAATGACCCACAGAAGCGGCATCTCGTCGGGAACGTCGAGCTCGTGCTGTTCTCCGTTGATCGTAAGGGTGACCATCAGGCCATATCCTCCCTACCGGCACGCTCCATGAACGTTCTTCCTCGTGGTGAGGATTCCGCTTGGCACAGGTCCTCGGGGCCGATCGGCTAAGGATAAAAAAAACATGTGCTACTAGGAAGTAAGAAGAGGCCGAAATCGAGCGGGACGGGGCTTAATGCAGACGTACTTCACGCCGGCCAAGCCGGCCACGGTAACCTGGGGAGCCGGTCCGATCTTCCAGTTCGCGACCGCCTCGCCGAATCTCGGGCCAGTCGGGACGCACCGGACCGCTGCCGGGGCAAACGTCGTCGGCCTCATCATGCCTGGAAACTTCGTCATCGGCACGCTCGTCA
The DNA window shown above is from Candidatus Eremiobacteraceae bacterium and carries:
- a CDS encoding xanthine dehydrogenase family protein molybdopterin-binding subunit → MNAALSRSDFIRLTASFAGSLVLSAGADGCSKPSQTQQGLVANDGFSPNVWLSVHPDDTIAFVINRSEMGQGVMTGLPTLLAEELDVSLSKVTIEVAQPEASYLYPGQKEMNTGGSTSMRDSWLPLRQAGATARAMLVQAAAKQWGVDPSTLTTNVGTVVDASGRTATYGSLATAASQLPVPQNVALKSPDKFRLIGKTTVQRPDAPSKVNGTAKYGIDVVVPGMKYAAIARCPVFGGKVKSFDASKAKAVKGVTDVVQVPTGVAVIAGNTWAAFQGKSALVVEWDEGPNAQLNSEYMFADGQRLARDPSKGVVALQRGNVESVSGKAIEGMYLGPFLAHATMEPQNATADVRADSAEIWAPTQAQTRALLRTMKITGLPAEKIAIHTAMLGGGFGRRLQSDYIEEAVEVSKAIGAPVKVQWTREDDTQHDFYRPMSVNAIAAVLDEGGRIAAMTHRIVAEATGREYRPKQFGQAHGIDGSALRGITDAPYDLPNYTVTYIEKEYGVPVGSWRAPDANWNTFVVESFMDELAHAAGKDPVEFRLAHLQPGSPAALALKSVAQRAKWGERRQGGIYQGAAIMVWNGSVGALVADLSMNGKTPKVNHVTAVVHIGTVVNPEIVVAQVRSAINFGLSAALTGKITLKNGRVQQANFDTYTVLQMADAPSIDVYPMPSQEHPTGIGELGLPGIAPAMGNAIFAATGKRIRRLPFSDSLA
- a CDS encoding (2Fe-2S)-binding protein, which gives rise to MVTLTINGEQHELDVPDEMPLLWVIRDVVGLTGTKFGCGLALCGCCTMHIDGQAMRTCVLPASYAIGKKITTIEGLSPDSSSALQKAWIAEQVPQCGYCQSGQLMAASALLAKNPRPSDADIDQAMTNICRCGTYESIRAAIRRAAASADQALR